From one Mytilus galloprovincialis chromosome 13, xbMytGall1.hap1.1, whole genome shotgun sequence genomic stretch:
- the LOC143057137 gene encoding perlucin-like has protein sequence MTMQTDSKWRIYEPDKACLNDWEVFKYYCYYFSQNQKNWTDAKSCCQSKASMLAEVVSSDQRDFLKTKAEENRNTFWLGGTDIETEGVWMWTTSQTTFTFTDWHPNNPSNDDGSEHCLEMRQPVDFLWNDNFCYHTNNYICQRPYL, from the exons ATGACAATGCAAACAGATTCAAAATGGCGAATATATGAACCAGATAAAg CTTGTTTAAATGACTGGGAAGTATTCAAGTACTACTGCTACTATTTCAGTCAGAACCAGAAGAATTGGACAGATGCCAAG TCATGTTGCCAAAGCAAAGCAAGTATGCTAGCAGAAGTTGTATCATCGGACCAGAGAgattttttgaaaacaaaagctGAAGAAAACCGAAATA CGTTTTGGTTGGGAGGGACCGACATTGAGACTGAGGGTGTATGGATGTGGACAACCAGTCAAACGACCTTCACATTTACAGACTGGCATCCCAATAACCCAAGTAATGATGACGGAAGTGAGCATTGTCTGGAAATGCGACAACCAGTTGATTTCCTATGGAATGATAATTTCTGTTACCACACCAATAATTACATCTGTCAAAGACC GTATCTCTAA